One genomic window of Saccharomyces cerevisiae S288C chromosome XII, complete sequence includes the following:
- the NOP56 gene encoding snoRNP complex protein NOP56 (Essential evolutionarily-conserved nucleolar protein; component of the box C/D snoRNP complexes that direct 2'-O-methylation of pre-rRNA during its maturation; overexpression causes spindle orientation defects), which translates to MAPIEYLLFEEPTGYAVFKVKLQQDDIGSRLKEVQEQINDFGAFTKLIELVSFAPFKGAAEALENANDISEGLVSESLKAILDLNLPKASSKKKNITLAISDKNLGPSIKEEFPYVDCISNELAQDLIRGVRLHGEKLFKGLQSGDLERAQLGLGHAYSRAKVKFSVQKNDNHIIQAIALLDQLDKDINTFAMRVKEWYGWHFPELAKLVPDNYTFAKLVLFIKDKASLNDDSLHDLAALLNEDSGIAQRVIDNARISMGQDISETDMENVCVFAQRVASLADYRRQLYDYLCEKMHTVAPNLSELIGEVIGARLISHAGSLTNLSKQAASTVQILGAEKALFRALKTKGNTPKYGLIYHSGFISKASAKNKGRISRYLANKCSMASRIDNYSEEPSNVFGSVLKKQVEQRLEFYNTGKPTLKNELAIQEAMELYNKDKPAAEVEETKEKESSKKRKLEDDDEEKKEKKEKKSKKEKKEKKEKKDKKEKKDKKEKKDKKKKSKD; encoded by the coding sequence ATGGCTCCTATTGAATACCTACTGTTTGAAGAACCTACTGGTTACGCAGTTTTCAAGGTTAAGTTGCAACAAGATGACATTGGTTCAAGATTAAAAGAAGTTCAAGAGCAAATCAATGATTTTGGTGCTTTTACAAAGTTAATCGAACTTGTATCTTTCGCGCCATTCAAAGGTGCTGCTGAAGCCCTTGAAAATGCTAACGACATATCAGAAGGTTTAGTCTCTGAGAGTTTGAAAGCTATCTTGGATTTAAACTTACCAAAGGCTTCCtcgaaaaagaagaacattaCTTTGGCTATTTCCGATAAAAACTTAGGTCCTTCTATTAAGGAAGAATTTCCATATGTTGATTGTATTTCAAATGAACTTGCTCAGGATTTGATTCGTGGTGTCAGATTACATGGcgaaaaattattcaaaggTCTACAATCTGGTGACTTAGAAAGAGCCCAATTAGGTTTAGGTCACGCTTACTCCAGAGCTAAAGTGAAGTTCTCTGTTCAAAAGAACGACAATCACATCATTCAAGCTATTGCTTTATTAGATCAATTAGATAAAGATATCAACACTTTTGCTATGAGAGTTAAAGAGTGGTATGGCTGGCATTTCCCCGAACTGGCTAAATTGGTACCAGACAACTACACTTTTGCCAAGTTGGTTCTTTTTATCAAGGACAAAGCTTCATTAAACGATGACTCCTTACATGATTTGGCTGCTCTTTTGAATGAGGATTCGGGAATTGCACAAAGAGTCATTGACAATGCCCGTATCTCCATGGGACAAGATATATCAGAAACCGATATGGAAAATGTTTGTGTTTTCGCTCAGAGAGTCGCTTCCTTAGCTGATTACAGAAGACAATTATACGATTACTTATGCGAAAAAATGCACACTGTTGCACCAAACTTATCAGAATTGATTGGTGAAGTGATTGGTGCTAGATTAATTTCTCACGCAGGTTCCCTAACTAATTTATCTAAGCAAGCAGCTTCAACGGTTCAAATTCTTGGTGCTGAAAAGGCTTTGTTCAGAGCTTTAAAAACTAAAGGTAACACTCCAAAATACGGTTTGATTTACCACAGTGGTTTTATTTCTAAGGCCTCTGCCAAGAACAAGGGTCGTATTTCTAGATACTTGGCTAACAAATGTTCTATGGCCTCTAGAATTGACAATTACTCTGAGGAACCATCTAATGTTTTTGGTTCCGTACTAAAGAAACAAGTTGAGCAAAGATTAGAATTCTACAACACTGGTAAGCCAACTTTGAAGAATGAATTAGCCATTCAAGAAGCCATGGAACTTTATAACAAAGATAAACCAGCTGCAGAAGTGGAAGAAACCAAGGAAAAGGAATCctcaaagaagagaaaattagaagatgatgatgaagaaaagaaggaaaagaaagagaaaaaatcgaagaaggaaaagaaagaaaagaaggaaaagaagga